In one window of Photobacterium leiognathi DNA:
- the upp gene encoding uracil phosphoribosyltransferase, whose amino-acid sequence MKVVEVKHPLVKHKIGLMREGDISTKRFRELATEVGSLLTYEATSDFETEKVTIDGWNGPVEIDQIKGKKVTVVPILRAGLGMMDGVLEHMPSARISVVGIYRDEETLEPVPYFNKLASNIDERIALVVDPMLATGGSMIATLDLLKEHGCTQFKVLVLVAAPEGIAALEKAHPDVELYTAAIDEKLNDKGYIVPGLGDAGDKIFGTK is encoded by the coding sequence ATGAAGGTTGTTGAGGTAAAGCACCCACTGGTTAAACATAAGATTGGTCTTATGCGCGAAGGTGACATCAGCACTAAGCGTTTCCGTGAGTTAGCAACTGAGGTTGGTAGCCTACTGACATATGAAGCGACTTCAGACTTTGAGACAGAAAAAGTGACCATTGATGGTTGGAACGGTCCAGTTGAGATCGACCAAATCAAAGGTAAAAAAGTGACGGTAGTACCTATTCTTCGTGCTGGTCTTGGCATGATGGACGGTGTACTTGAACATATGCCAAGTGCACGTATCAGTGTTGTTGGTATCTACCGTGATGAAGAAACACTTGAGCCTGTACCATACTTCAACAAGCTAGCATCAAACATCGATGAGCGTATTGCGCTGGTTGTTGATCCAATGCTGGCAACTGGTGGTTCTATGATTGCGACACTAGATCTTTTAAAAGAGCACGGTTGTACGCAATTTAAAGTTCTAGTACTAGTGGCTGCACCTGAAGGTATTGCAGCATTAGAAAAAGCACACCCAGATGTTGAGCTATACACTGCAGCTATCGATGAGAAGCTAAATGACAAAGGCTACATCGTTCCTGGTCTTGGTGATGCAGGCGATAAGATCTTCGGTACTAAGTAA
- a CDS encoding uracil-xanthine permease family protein codes for MMQVLQGAQMLFVAFGALVLVPLLTGLDPNVALFGAGVGTLLFQLVTKRSVPIFLASSFAFIAPIMYGIQAWGVASTMGGLMMAGIVYVLMGAVIKIRGVGFIHKLLPPVVVGPVIMVIGLGLAPAAVNMAVGKTGDGGVQLIAHDTALWISAISLIVTIGLSVFAKGILKLVPIVGGITSGYLASLAFGVVDFTPVHNASWLALPNFTFPEFNINAVLFMIPVAIAPAVEHVGDMLAISNVTGKDYLKKPGLHRTMAGDGIATIAASMVGAPPNTTYSEVTGAVMLTKAFNPVIMTWAAITALVLAFVGKLGAMLQTIPVPVMGGIMILLFGSIATVGLNTLIKNQVDLHKARNLVIVAVTLVFGIGGMAFGIGEFSLQGVSLCGIVAIVLNLILPQDLGENHIVDNAQIEGTEHL; via the coding sequence ATGATGCAGGTATTACAAGGTGCCCAAATGTTATTCGTCGCATTTGGTGCTCTCGTTCTTGTTCCGTTACTTACTGGGCTTGATCCCAATGTGGCACTTTTTGGTGCTGGTGTAGGAACCCTCCTTTTTCAGCTTGTTACCAAACGTTCTGTTCCTATCTTCCTAGCCTCATCTTTCGCGTTTATTGCTCCAATTATGTACGGTATCCAAGCTTGGGGTGTTGCAAGCACCATGGGTGGCTTGATGATGGCGGGTATTGTTTATGTTTTGATGGGTGCTGTGATTAAAATTCGCGGTGTTGGCTTTATTCATAAACTGCTACCACCTGTAGTTGTTGGCCCGGTGATCATGGTCATCGGTTTAGGTTTAGCGCCAGCAGCTGTGAATATGGCTGTAGGTAAAACAGGTGACGGTGGTGTTCAGCTTATCGCACATGACACTGCGCTATGGATTTCAGCCATTTCATTAATCGTGACCATTGGCTTAAGTGTGTTTGCCAAAGGCATCTTAAAATTAGTACCGATTGTAGGTGGTATTACTTCAGGATATTTAGCAAGTTTAGCATTCGGTGTGGTGGACTTTACCCCGGTGCATAATGCAAGTTGGTTAGCACTTCCTAACTTCACTTTCCCTGAGTTTAATATTAACGCTGTCCTTTTCATGATCCCTGTTGCCATTGCACCTGCAGTTGAGCACGTGGGCGACATGCTAGCGATTTCCAACGTAACAGGTAAAGACTACCTGAAAAAGCCAGGCCTGCACCGTACAATGGCTGGTGACGGTATTGCGACGATTGCAGCCTCTATGGTGGGCGCACCGCCTAATACTACTTACTCTGAAGTAACGGGTGCGGTAATGCTAACGAAAGCATTTAATCCTGTGATCATGACATGGGCGGCAATTACTGCATTAGTATTAGCGTTCGTAGGTAAATTAGGCGCAATGCTACAAACCATCCCTGTGCCTGTAATGGGCGGGATCATGATCTTGCTATTCGGCTCTATAGCAACCGTTGGTCTAAATACACTGATCAAAAACCAAGTCGATTTACACAAAGCCCGTAACCTTGTAATTGTTGCGGTAACACTGGTATTTGGTATTGGTGGGATGGCATTTGGTATTGGTGAGTTCAGCCTGCAAGGTGTGAGCTTATGCGGTATTGTCGCGATTGTTCTTAACCTGATCTTGCCACAAGATTTAGGCGAAAATCATATCGTTGATAATGCGCAAATTGAAGGTACTGAACATCTATAA
- a CDS encoding DUF2066 domain-containing protein: protein MLRFALLFLALLALPIKAATVSNLYQAQVVMPADGQNADQTAREQGFKQVLIKVTGDQNIAKNNVIAQALKNSSGYVSQFSYGQDNGQQTLNLSFDKVQIKQLLTQAKANYWSEQRPDILVWMADDNGNSRDILWDQSTNALVADTKQAANIRGVPVTFPIGDFNDVTALHVSDLWGSFVDPISSASKRYNAGGLLLVKAIQQGDDKVELSWQLYTQKPSTIATDTQPITGKASGTLAQASTDMMNQVANQLAQKYALALGSSAAGEVNIEVDNVNSTEDFFTLERMLNHMTTVSSANAVNIKGDKVIFRMNLSASTAEFKRELSHDSRISADDYAVTNNNSAVTAAPATDVSTSSNAVDVSATQVQPSLQQSENYVAPDNIYTWHN, encoded by the coding sequence ATGTTGCGATTTGCGTTGTTGTTTTTAGCGTTACTGGCTTTACCGATTAAAGCTGCGACGGTTAGTAATTTATATCAGGCTCAAGTAGTCATGCCTGCTGATGGACAGAATGCTGATCAAACAGCACGAGAGCAGGGCTTTAAACAAGTGCTGATCAAAGTGACGGGTGATCAAAATATTGCTAAGAATAATGTGATAGCCCAAGCGCTGAAAAACAGTTCGGGTTATGTTAGCCAGTTTAGTTATGGTCAAGACAATGGTCAGCAGACGCTAAATTTAAGCTTTGATAAGGTGCAAATTAAACAATTATTAACGCAAGCAAAAGCAAATTACTGGAGTGAACAACGCCCTGATATTTTAGTTTGGATGGCTGATGATAACGGTAATAGTCGTGATATTTTGTGGGATCAATCAACCAATGCTTTAGTGGCTGACACCAAACAAGCTGCGAATATTCGTGGCGTGCCTGTTACTTTCCCTATTGGTGATTTTAATGATGTAACCGCACTGCATGTATCTGACTTATGGGGCAGTTTTGTCGATCCTATTTCAAGTGCGAGTAAGCGCTACAACGCTGGTGGATTGCTATTAGTAAAAGCGATTCAGCAAGGTGATGACAAGGTTGAATTATCATGGCAATTATATACGCAAAAGCCGAGCACTATTGCGACAGACACTCAACCCATCACTGGTAAAGCAAGTGGTACATTAGCACAAGCAAGCACTGATATGATGAATCAAGTTGCTAATCAACTGGCGCAAAAATATGCCTTAGCATTGGGTAGTAGTGCTGCTGGTGAAGTGAATATTGAAGTTGATAATGTTAACTCTACAGAAGATTTCTTTACGTTAGAGCGCATGCTTAATCATATGACGACAGTAAGTAGTGCGAATGCTGTAAATATTAAAGGTGACAAAGTTATTTTTCGCATGAACTTGTCAGCGTCGACAGCAGAATTTAAACGTGAGTTGAGCCATGACAGCCGCATTAGTGCTGATGATTATGCTGTAACGAATAATAATTCAGCGGTAACAGCAGCACCTGCAACCGATGTGAGTACCTCATCGAATGCTGTTGATGTTAGTGCTACTCAAGTACAGCCTTCTTTACAACAAAGCGAGAACTATGTAGCACCAGATAATATTTATACATGGCATAACTAA
- a CDS encoding DUF2069 domain-containing protein: protein MPPMQPRTLFVHRFALCANLSLMLWVALWQIVISPHPHLNNWVMAALWILPMLLPLRGMLAAKPYTHAWSNFILMFYFLHALTILTIDEGERWLAAIEFVIVSVAFLSNILFARLRAKELGIKLQRLSQVEREERERFEPPKE from the coding sequence ATGCCTCCAATGCAACCTCGCACTTTATTTGTCCACCGATTTGCACTCTGTGCCAATTTAAGTTTGATGCTATGGGTCGCCCTGTGGCAGATCGTGATTTCTCCCCATCCACATTTGAATAATTGGGTAATGGCTGCGCTTTGGATATTACCAATGCTATTACCTTTACGTGGTATGCTAGCAGCGAAACCTTATACCCATGCATGGTCGAACTTTATTTTAATGTTCTATTTCTTGCATGCATTAACCATTTTGACCATTGATGAAGGGGAACGCTGGTTAGCAGCCATTGAGTTTGTCATCGTCTCTGTTGCGTTTCTCAGTAATATTCTTTTTGCCCGTCTTCGAGCCAAGGAATTAGGAATAAAATTACAACGCTTATCGCAAGTTGAACGAGAAGAGCGTGAACGTTTTGAGCCACCAAAAGAATAA
- the wrbA gene encoding NAD(P)H:quinone oxidoreductase — translation MMQKILVLYYSKHGNTRQLARHIGRGIEQISGCEAVLRTVADIDPNDHQQPYTDPLVSHQDLKDCIGLAMGSPVRFGNMAAPLKHFIDSTSQQWLSGTLIDKPACVFTSSSSMHGGQETTLQSMLLPLLHHGMLIVGIPYSEPTLHTTQHGGTPYGASHLNTGTNKQLHKDEIELAQALGKRLAHTAMLLHHS, via the coding sequence ATGATGCAAAAAATCTTAGTCCTTTATTACAGCAAACACGGTAATACCCGCCAATTAGCCCGTCATATTGGTCGCGGTATTGAACAAATCTCTGGCTGTGAAGCGGTACTAAGAACGGTTGCTGATATTGATCCAAATGATCATCAGCAACCTTATACTGATCCTTTAGTCTCCCATCAAGATCTAAAAGACTGTATTGGGCTTGCGATGGGAAGCCCTGTACGTTTCGGTAATATGGCCGCACCACTGAAACACTTTATCGATAGCACCAGCCAACAATGGTTATCAGGCACATTGATAGATAAACCAGCTTGTGTATTTACTTCATCTTCATCTATGCATGGCGGGCAAGAAACCACACTGCAATCGATGCTTTTGCCCTTATTACATCATGGCATGTTAATCGTGGGGATTCCTTATTCCGAACCAACCCTGCATACCACGCAGCATGGCGGAACACCTTATGGTGCTTCTCACCTTAATACAGGAACCAATAAGCAATTACATAAAGATGAAATTGAGTTAGCACAAGCATTAGGAAAACGCTTAGCACACACAGCAATGCTACTTCATCACTCCTGA
- the arsC gene encoding arsenate reductase (glutaredoxin) (This arsenate reductase requires both glutathione and glutaredoxin to convert arsenate to arsenite, after which the efflux transporter formed by ArsA and ArsB can extrude the arsenite from the cell, providing resistance.): MSVTIYHNPRCSKSRETLALLEEKGITPTVVKYLEQTPSVAELETLYRQLGLDSVRKMMRTKEAEYKELGLGSDDVTDSALFTAMASHPKLIERPIVVNGDKAALGRPPVQVLDIL, translated from the coding sequence ATGTCAGTTACTATTTATCACAACCCTCGTTGTTCAAAAAGCCGTGAAACGTTAGCGCTATTAGAAGAAAAAGGCATTACACCAACAGTTGTGAAATACCTTGAGCAAACACCAAGTGTGGCAGAGTTAGAAACGCTATACCGTCAGCTCGGTTTAGACTCTGTGCGTAAAATGATGCGAACTAAAGAAGCAGAATACAAAGAGTTAGGCTTGGGTAGCGATGATGTTACTGACAGCGCATTATTTACAGCAATGGCAAGTCATCCAAAACTGATCGAACGCCCGATTGTCGTCAATGGTGATAAAGCTGCATTAGGTCGTCCACCAGTGCAAGTACTGGATATTTTATGA
- a CDS encoding M48 family metalloprotease — translation MFRFTKAPTYLLLSALLSSSLPATASDANRLPEMGTTAASTLTIDKELEYGDAYMRILSASQPVINDPLLSDYVQSLGHKLVASADDVRTPFHFFLIQNPEINAFAFFGGYVAIHSGLFLHAKTESELASVMAHEIAHVTQRHLARKMEADAKKTPLSTAALIGSLLLTIAAPEAGIAAIHATTAANIQGHINFTRSNEKEADRIGIKTLAKAGFDAHAMPRFFGRLADQYRYTSKLLAMLLTHPLPESRVTDSRMRARNYPTVILPPSERYLLARSRIVARNANFSEASSLNWLNRELKKAAPNRRKELNYGKALVYLDNGKYKQAHQLLDPLLASEPNNLFFIDAATDLDLYQKQYDRAISRLTTALKGNPNSNVLRLNLANVYLESGKYQQSIQILNRYTYDHPKDTNGWTLLAKNYAKLGNRSGELAALGELLALRAQWDKAINNYTQAAQIAKLGSMDQARYDARIDQLRFERQRFKALQK, via the coding sequence ATGTTTCGATTTACCAAAGCACCAACCTATCTTTTGCTTTCTGCTCTGCTTAGTAGCAGTCTTCCAGCTACTGCTAGTGATGCTAATCGCTTACCTGAAATGGGTACGACTGCCGCCTCAACGTTAACTATCGATAAAGAACTTGAATATGGCGACGCTTATATGCGGATATTAAGTGCTAGCCAGCCAGTCATTAATGATCCGTTATTGTCCGACTATGTTCAATCATTAGGTCATAAGCTGGTTGCCAGTGCTGACGATGTTCGAACCCCTTTTCATTTCTTTTTAATTCAAAACCCAGAAATTAATGCGTTTGCTTTCTTTGGTGGTTACGTTGCTATCCACTCTGGGCTGTTTTTGCATGCCAAAACCGAAAGCGAGCTCGCCTCTGTAATGGCCCACGAAATCGCTCACGTTACCCAACGTCACTTAGCGCGAAAAATGGAAGCCGACGCTAAAAAAACACCATTGAGTACCGCTGCATTAATTGGCTCTTTATTGTTAACTATTGCTGCTCCAGAGGCTGGGATTGCAGCGATTCACGCAACGACAGCTGCAAATATACAAGGGCACATTAACTTTACTCGCAGTAATGAAAAAGAAGCTGATCGCATTGGGATAAAAACATTGGCAAAAGCAGGCTTTGATGCACATGCAATGCCGCGCTTTTTTGGTCGTTTAGCGGATCAATATCGCTATACCTCTAAACTGCTTGCAATGTTGCTCACTCACCCATTGCCAGAGTCTCGTGTCACCGATAGTCGTATGCGTGCACGTAATTACCCAACCGTGATACTGCCGCCTTCTGAGCGTTACTTATTAGCACGCTCTCGTATTGTGGCGCGTAATGCTAACTTTAGTGAAGCGTCATCACTAAACTGGCTAAATAGAGAGTTGAAAAAAGCCGCGCCAAATCGTCGTAAAGAACTTAATTACGGCAAGGCATTGGTCTATCTTGATAATGGTAAATATAAACAAGCACATCAATTACTGGATCCATTACTGGCAAGTGAACCCAATAACCTGTTCTTTATTGATGCGGCAACCGATCTTGATCTGTACCAAAAGCAATATGACCGTGCCATTTCACGTTTAACGACAGCGCTAAAAGGCAATCCTAACAGTAATGTATTGCGCTTAAATTTAGCTAACGTCTATTTAGAATCAGGAAAATATCAGCAAAGTATCCAAATTCTAAATCGTTATACTTACGATCACCCCAAAGATACCAACGGCTGGACATTACTCGCGAAGAACTATGCCAAGCTCGGTAATCGTAGTGGTGAACTCGCAGCATTAGGAGAACTACTGGCACTTCGCGCTCAATGGGATAAAGCCATTAATAACTATACTCAAGCAGCGCAAATCGCAAAGTTAGGCTCAATGGATCAAGCTCGCTATGACGCACGTATTGATCAACTACGCTTTGAACGTCAACGATTTAAAGCGCTACAGAAATAA
- a CDS encoding sulfurtransferase TusA family protein, whose product MSFIYLASWLCLRLQYGNSKSLSLKAMEILSLDLTTQRCPLALLLAKRACAKLLSEQQLELRISDSGARSDIPRYLLNHGYIIDTVVNDNTQLVMLVKKGHASTC is encoded by the coding sequence ATGTCCTTTATCTATCTCGCATCTTGGTTGTGCTTGAGGTTACAATACGGCAATAGCAAATCTCTGTCACTTAAAGCAATGGAAATTTTATCGCTTGATTTAACGACACAACGCTGCCCACTGGCACTGTTGCTAGCAAAACGCGCGTGCGCAAAACTTCTTTCTGAACAACAGCTTGAACTGCGTATTTCTGACAGCGGTGCAAGAAGCGACATTCCTCGTTACTTGCTTAACCATGGATACATTATTGACACTGTAGTTAACGATAACACTCAGCTTGTCATGTTAGTGAAAAAAGGACACGCCTCTACATGTTGA
- a CDS encoding AI-2E family transporter — translation MLNMLNRWYQRRFSDPHAVSLVAILLGGFLTIYFFGSLITPLLVAIVLAYLLEWPVARLTKLGLPRTFSVMLVLLLFAGLMSLALFGLVPTIWHQVVNLTADVPKMFNDLQVYVSSLPERYPDFVQPAQVVDLMNNLREKVLGMGESVVKGSLASLVSIATLGVYLILVPLLIFFLLKDKDEMMQTLLKVLPKNRRLASKVGSEMNEQISNYIRGKVIEILIVGIASYVTFAVMDLRYAVLLGVLVGLSVLIPYIGAAAVTVPVAMVGLFQWGWTPDFWWLLLAYGIIQALDGNVLVPILFSEAVNLHPVAIIVAVLVFGGLWGFWGVFFAIPLATLVKAVWGALLSAEDELDDVEQV, via the coding sequence ATGTTGAACATGTTAAATCGCTGGTATCAGCGTCGATTCTCAGATCCCCATGCCGTCAGCTTAGTCGCCATTTTGCTCGGTGGTTTTCTAACGATTTATTTCTTTGGTAGCTTAATTACGCCACTGTTAGTTGCGATTGTATTGGCGTATTTACTAGAGTGGCCCGTTGCAAGGTTGACCAAACTTGGGCTGCCGAGAACCTTCTCTGTGATGCTAGTTTTATTGCTCTTTGCTGGATTAATGAGCTTAGCATTATTTGGCTTAGTACCGACTATTTGGCATCAGGTGGTGAACTTAACGGCAGACGTACCAAAGATGTTTAATGACTTACAAGTGTATGTATCAAGCCTACCTGAGCGTTATCCAGACTTTGTCCAGCCAGCGCAAGTTGTCGATTTGATGAATAACTTACGTGAAAAAGTGTTGGGTATGGGGGAAAGCGTTGTAAAAGGCTCTCTTGCATCGTTAGTGAGTATTGCAACCTTAGGTGTGTATTTGATTCTGGTGCCATTGCTGATCTTCTTCTTACTAAAAGATAAAGATGAAATGATGCAGACTTTGCTAAAAGTGCTACCTAAAAATCGCCGTTTAGCGAGTAAAGTAGGCAGTGAAATGAATGAGCAGATCTCGAATTATATTCGCGGTAAAGTCATTGAAATCTTAATTGTTGGCATCGCCAGTTATGTCACTTTTGCAGTGATGGACTTACGTTATGCCGTGTTACTTGGCGTGCTGGTTGGACTATCTGTATTGATCCCATACATCGGTGCGGCTGCTGTAACTGTGCCTGTTGCAATGGTGGGATTATTCCAATGGGGATGGACACCGGATTTCTGGTGGCTGCTGTTAGCTTACGGCATTATTCAAGCCTTGGATGGCAATGTATTAGTTCCGATTTTATTTTCTGAAGCGGTGAATTTACACCCAGTAGCGATTATTGTCGCAGTCTTAGTGTTTGGCGGTTTGTGGGGATTCTGGGGCGTATTCTTCGCAATCCCATTAGCAACATTAGTAAAAGCCGTATGGGGCGCATTGCTTTCTGCTGAAGATGAACTTGATGATGTAGAGCAAGTATAA
- the bcp gene encoding thioredoxin-dependent thiol peroxidase — protein sequence MNTLTAGTPAQAFTLMNQDNEPVSLSDFKGKKVLAYFYPKAMTPGCTVQACGLRDSKAELDEKNVVVLGISIDPVKRLPKFIERDNLNFTLLSDEDHAVAEQFGVWGLKSVMGREYNGLHRISFLIDENGTIEHVFNKFKTKDHHQVVLDYLNQ from the coding sequence ATGAATACGCTCACAGCTGGGACACCAGCACAAGCATTTACTTTAATGAATCAAGATAACGAGCCTGTTAGCCTAAGTGATTTTAAAGGTAAGAAAGTATTGGCTTATTTCTATCCAAAAGCCATGACGCCAGGCTGTACGGTTCAGGCATGTGGTCTACGTGACAGCAAAGCAGAGCTTGACGAGAAAAATGTGGTTGTACTTGGTATCAGCATTGATCCTGTAAAACGCCTACCTAAATTTATTGAGCGTGATAACCTCAATTTCACCCTATTATCCGATGAAGATCATGCCGTTGCAGAGCAGTTCGGGGTGTGGGGCTTGAAGAGTGTCATGGGCCGAGAGTACAATGGTTTACACCGTATCAGCTTCTTAATTGATGAAAATGGCACTATTGAACACGTATTCAATAAGTTTAAAACCAAAGATCACCATCAAGTGGTATTAGATTATTTAAATCAATAA
- a CDS encoding glycine cleavage system protein R, with amino-acid sequence MEHYLVITAVGTDRPGISDEITHLVTQCGCNIVDSRIALFGSEFTLIMLLSGNNNAISRIESTLPLKGQEHDLITVMKRTNKHKQRFFPYTADFHVEANDSPGLIKQFTHFMASRHIDISALSANTLESQSEGVMNQLVLQINTNLPENCNLMTLQEEFETLCKSVSASGSVNFIGHKN; translated from the coding sequence ATGGAACATTACCTTGTAATAACTGCTGTAGGTACTGATCGCCCAGGTATCTCTGATGAGATCACCCATCTCGTTACCCAATGTGGCTGTAATATTGTCGATAGCCGTATTGCCCTTTTTGGTTCTGAGTTTACCCTGATCATGCTGCTATCTGGTAACAACAATGCGATTTCTCGTATTGAATCAACGTTACCGCTAAAAGGCCAAGAGCACGATCTGATCACGGTAATGAAGCGTACAAACAAGCATAAGCAGCGCTTCTTCCCTTATACAGCAGATTTCCATGTTGAAGCTAATGACAGCCCGGGTCTTATCAAACAATTTACTCATTTCATGGCAAGTCGTCATATTGATATATCTGCATTAAGTGCCAATACACTTGAGAGTCAATCTGAAGGCGTAATGAATCAACTGGTGCTTCAAATTAATACTAACTTGCCTGAAAACTGTAATTTAATGACGCTACAAGAAGAATTTGAAACCTTGTGCAAATCAGTTTCAGCTTCTGGTTCAGTGAATTTTATTGGTCATAAAAACTAA
- the dapA gene encoding 4-hydroxy-tetrahydrodipicolinate synthase — MFTGSMVALLTPLDATGEVDYVGLQKLVDHHIDAGTDAIIAVGTTGESATLTVDEHIKVVLKTLEYVDGRVPVIAGTGANATHEAITITKLFSGTGVAACLSVTPYYNKPTQEGLYQHYKAIAEATDIPQILYNVPGRTAVDLLPETVARLAKIENIIGIKDATADLSRVKKTRELCGEDFIQLSGDDATAVDFVAEGGHGVISVTANIAAADMATMFKLALSGQIDAAQEINQRLMPLHNNLFVEANPIPVKWAAHQLGLIENGDLRLPLTVLSESQQPIVKQALLDASVL; from the coding sequence ATGTTTACAGGAAGCATGGTTGCGCTATTAACGCCACTAGACGCTACAGGCGAAGTAGATTATGTCGGCCTGCAAAAGCTGGTGGACCACCATATTGATGCTGGTACAGATGCGATCATTGCCGTAGGTACTACGGGTGAATCAGCAACATTGACAGTGGATGAGCATATTAAAGTGGTATTAAAAACACTGGAATATGTTGATGGACGCGTGCCAGTTATCGCAGGTACGGGTGCCAATGCTACACATGAAGCCATCACAATTACTAAGCTTTTCTCTGGTACGGGTGTTGCGGCATGTTTAAGTGTGACGCCTTACTATAATAAACCGACCCAAGAAGGTTTATACCAACATTATAAAGCGATTGCTGAAGCAACAGATATTCCGCAAATTCTTTACAATGTACCGGGACGAACTGCGGTAGACTTACTACCAGAAACTGTTGCGCGTTTAGCGAAGATCGAAAATATCATCGGTATTAAAGATGCGACAGCAGATTTATCTCGTGTGAAAAAAACGCGGGAACTTTGTGGTGAAGATTTCATCCAACTAAGCGGTGATGATGCTACAGCTGTAGATTTTGTCGCTGAAGGTGGTCATGGTGTTATCTCTGTTACAGCAAACATTGCTGCAGCAGATATGGCAACAATGTTTAAATTAGCATTAAGTGGTCAAATTGACGCTGCACAAGAAATTAATCAGCGTTTAATGCCGTTACATAACAACTTATTTGTTGAAGCTAATCCAATTCCTGTGAAGTGGGCAGCACATCAACTAGGTTTAATTGAAAACGGTGATTTACGACTTCCGCTAACTGTTTTAAGCGAGTCACAGCAACCGATTGTTAAGCAGGCTCTTTTGGATGCTAGTGTGCTTTAA
- the bamC gene encoding outer membrane protein assembly factor BamC, translating into MNYKYRLALAAFMVTSLSACSSGSEARRQANQDFNYLETQPLESWTLPAGAAPFSSAAYAIPSQNFKGEVGASVDIRPPQQVLNLIPGMRSSVDQDGVTVQLPRSSDLSKLWQVTQSLISKNNIGIAKQSADQIDTDWVSWTNKDEDSEIGSRYSIEKSPSTNSYRIILTDWREDGKTMPVTADNKRRYSILMTNLVMSKYDEDIREQARLAAAQQLKHVPISLGVDRSGLPVLIARASYNDMWERLPTVLSKLGFTVEDRNRSQGLIDVKYREPDDEFWQELGTKPMKLTDDKYRILVGDLGNRTSINITDSEGKPVTDDILESAAPAFAAGFQK; encoded by the coding sequence ATGAATTATAAATATCGGCTAGCATTAGCTGCATTCATGGTAACGAGTTTGTCAGCCTGTTCTAGCGGGTCAGAAGCTCGCCGTCAGGCAAATCAGGATTTTAACTATCTTGAAACTCAACCTTTAGAATCATGGACTTTGCCAGCAGGAGCCGCCCCTTTTAGTAGTGCAGCTTACGCTATACCTAGCCAGAATTTTAAAGGCGAAGTTGGCGCTAGCGTTGATATTCGACCACCGCAGCAGGTTTTAAATCTCATTCCTGGTATGCGCTCAAGCGTGGATCAAGATGGTGTGACTGTACAATTGCCTCGCAGCTCTGATCTTTCTAAGCTATGGCAAGTGACTCAGAGCTTGATCAGTAAAAACAATATTGGCATAGCTAAGCAAAGTGCTGATCAAATTGATACTGATTGGGTGAGTTGGACCAATAAAGATGAAGATAGCGAAATTGGTAGTCGCTACAGCATTGAAAAGTCACCATCAACCAATAGCTACCGTATTATCTTAACGGATTGGCGTGAAGACGGTAAAACAATGCCAGTAACAGCTGATAATAAGCGTCGTTACAGCATTTTGATGACTAACTTAGTCATGTCTAAGTATGATGAAGATATCCGTGAACAAGCGCGTTTAGCAGCGGCTCAACAGCTTAAGCATGTTCCAATTTCATTAGGCGTGGATCGCAGTGGCTTACCAGTACTGATTGCACGTGCCTCTTACAATGACATGTGGGAGCGTCTGCCAACAGTATTATCAAAGCTTGGCTTTACGGTTGAAGATCGTAACCGTTCACAAGGTTTAATTGATGTTAAGTACCGTGAACCAGATGACGAATTCTGGCAAGAGTTGGGTACTAAACCAATGAAACTGACGGATGATAAATACCGCATTCTAGTCGGTGATTTAGGTAACCGTACTTCTATCAATATTACCGATAGTGAAGGTAAGCCTGTAACCGATGATATTTTAGAATCAGCAGCGCCTGCATTTGCAGCTGGCTTTCAAAAGTAA